The region ctcgtcaagtaccctcggctactcgtcgagttcctcgaaATACttgtctactcgccgagtccccggagTGACTCCTCGAGTCCTTATGGTTCGCGATCGAAACCTTAAGGCCACTCGTCGAattttccttcttgcaactcgacaGGTTCACACGAATTCATCAATTTGGGGAAACATtaaccgactcgctgagttgtccatccaactcgtcgagtctacgacaatcttcgtcggactcgccgagttgttcatccaactcgtcgagttcaatgcctgtcttcatatgactcgccgagtcgactatgcgactcgccgagtcccttcaacccTTTAACCATGCATACACTTTTTAAGCCATGTCAaggccccaaattgcagatccaacttccttaggcatgcttatcacgtaaagttgcagactttacgtgcatgcaaggctttaagacccTAAAATGGCACAACTAAGCTTACAATGAAGTCACATCCTTGAGAGAAGGCTCATACTAGACAAGGCTGATGgctttatgaatctagaagccaaggggagtccagatctgaagttacaacttcagatcttggctcaaACACAAGAACCCTTTCCTAAACTCATGCACAAAAGGCTTTAGGAGAAAATGAACCAAGGGAAAAACGATCTAATACCTTCAAGAGAGCCCTTTTTGATGCAGAACTTGAAACCCACAAGCTCTTGCTTCAACTAGCTTGCTTCCCAAGTGATCCCTTCACCAAAACTTTCCTCCAAGCTTAAACCTCCAAAGAATACACACACACTCGAGTTAGGGCGTTTCTGGACTCTCATGggactgcaaagaggccaaaggaggcttgtgcttctttaaatagggtgcaaaaccctgggatttagggtttcatctgccagctcctactcgtcgagtcccttcttggactcggcgagtaggccactaaatacgcgaaccaacccgctgctactcgacgagtagggcaaccaactcgtcgagtaggacttgaaaacaaaaggatttttatttaaatcaatacctaagaatcggggcgttacattcTCACTCAAATCAAAAGGACTTTCAAGTGTGAACATATGGTTCTTCCTTACCAATTTAATACTAGCAAATTTTCTTAGAAATTCCCTTGTTCAAAATGCACCCTAACTCCATCTCGATGAAATGTCCCTAGTTCCTAGAAATAAAAAACCTTTTAAGAATTTGAACAGTTGTATATGAATCCAAACACGAGGGCCGATCCCGAAGAATTAAATATCTTCAAAGATTCTGGACGAACAAAAAAAAGCCCTTTCattattataaaattttattttttaaataaaatacatatataatatataataaaaaaataatcaatatacGGCTGCCAACTTTACCCCTCTCAACGCCCCGTGcgaaacattaaaatattatcaCTTAATCAATTAAATATTAAAACACACTATCTATTGAAACGAGGGACAAATATGTCAATTAACTATAAAATACCGTGGATTATCACTCTTTACCAAAAGCATGAATGGGGGCCAGGGGTGAGAAGCATCACAAATATGCACTTTTCCATGTATTTCATCAAAAGATGATTATGAGTATGAAACGTCATAATCGTTGGTAAAGCTTAACTTCTCATCCTTCCAACTGTTGGGTTTCATAGTACTTTAAGGAGCTAATTCCGGAAACCAAGAAACATTGTCCCGTTCAATCTCTAGTCACCCTAACCCCACCAACATTATgttagttttaataaaattcatcAACCAAAAAGCCCTTGTTGATTCCAAATTCCAATCTCATCTTTTGCTTTATTGAATCAAAGGAACACCTCGGCACATTTTTTGAAACATAAAGAACACAGGTACCCACCCATTTCCTGCAAAATCTAGATGATTGACCCCTCTCTCCTAATCGATTTATGATCAAAAGAATCAATCTTGTTTCCTTCTCCTTTTTGTTTTTTCTCTGgggtttttgaatttttttcattGGTGTATCCGAGTTGAATTTATTTTAGATCGTCCTTGGGTTTGTACCCCAGATGTTTGTTGTTTTGCCTCTGAGAGTGACATTGTTGATACAAGGAGAGCTCGATCTGGGTTGATCACATTACTCTAACTTTCCTTAGATATCATACATATATCTAAATTAGGAGATAATGAGCAAAATCCTTGTGCGCATTTTGAAGTCCGTGGAATCAAAAGTCAGGAAATCACAAACATCCGCGAAGAAAAGGGCAATCAGCATTTTCACAACAATGTCCGTCGCCCATGTCGATGACGAGGTTAGCGATGCAGAAGTTTACAACACGGAGAAACTCTTCTGTAATGGCGACATCTATATCGGTCAGTGGGCTACTGATACCCCTCATGGAAACGGCAAATACTTATGGTCCGATGGGTGTATGTACTTAGGCGACTGGAATAACGGGAAAATCCATGGAAAAGGTAAATTCAGCTGGCCTTCTGGTGCTTCTTACGAGGGTGATTTCAAGAATGGTTTCATGGATGGAGAAGGTACTTTCACAGGCTCTGTAAACGATTCTTATAAAGGTTCTTGGGTTATGAACAAAAAGCAAGGAAAAGGAACAACAAATTACGCAAATGGAGATCATTACGAAGGGGAATGGAAAAAGGGATTCCATAATGGTCAAGGGAGGTATCGTTGGGAGAATGGGCATCAGTATATAGGTCAATGGAAGAATGGGAAAATGAACGGGAATGGAACCATGATGTGGGAGAATGGGAATCGGTATGATGGGAGTTGGGAAGATGGATTACCAAAAGGGAATGGGACATTCCATTGGTTGGATGGAAGTTTCTATGCTGGAATCTGGAGTCGGGATCAAAAAGAACAAAGTGGGAAATTTTATCCATCGACTTCACAAGTTCCTCATGATGATTGGGACCCACATCAGTTGTTTTCAGTTGAGATGGGTGAATGTTTGATTTGTGAAGGCGAAAACATTGTGATTTTTCCTTCTGATAAGTTGTTTTATTGGTCTAATAATGAGGAAGGAATGCCTCAAAATCCACCACCAACAACAACAAGGGGAATTGATACGAATGGGAATGGTGGAAATGGGTATTTGGGCGGGTCGTTGAAGATCCGGATGCAACCTGCAAAGAGGCAAGGAGTTACAATATGTAAAGGGCATAAAAATTATGAGCTTATGCTCAATCTACAGCTTGGTATAAGGTAAAATATTAAATGAATAAATCATTCTCATAATCTTTATGTTTCATTGTGGTTTTTAAGTTTTCTTGTTTAGTTTACAATCATAAAGATTACACGTtgaaaaatgaaacaaaagtgATGTGTTGATGATTCTTACATAGAAAACTTTTGTGTCATTGGTGTCTGAAGGCTTTATTTTGCAGACATGACAGAACAGGTTGTACTGTGTTTGGCTATGATTATTGACTGATGTCAATGGTATATAAGTATGCATTCATTGtgtctttttattattttattattaattaatggTGCAATTTCAGACATTCTGTAGGAAGGCCAGCTCCGACAAAATCTTTAAAATTGAAGCCTACTGCTTTTGACACAGAGCAAAAGTTATGGACAAGATTTCCTCCCGAGGGATCAAAACATACGCCACCTCATCAGTCATGTGAATTTAAATGGAAAGACTATTGCCCGTTGGTATTCAAGTGAGTCTTCTAGGCTCTCTTTGTTATACAGGATAAGACATGGTTGTACTCTGTCTGTCATGCATTGGATTGAGACTGGAACTGATATGTTGATGGGACAAAAATGCAGGTTTTTGTCTCACCCAAAAAGGAAATGAGACAAAAATTGCAGCTTTTTGTCCACAAAATTACACTTTTTTGAGTGGGacaaaaaactgcaattttttacCCAAAAAGGAAATGAGacaaaaattgcagttttttgtCCACCCAAAAAGGGATATGGACTAGCTCCCAATCTCTCGTCAGTgcaaaagacatgaatgccctcCTAATCTGGATGTTCGAAAATAAGCGTAGAACATTTGTCCTGAGGGTATGTTTGGGAATATATATTTATGTTCACTACCATGATTTTCTTTCTTACATGTTATTGATGGTTTTCAGGACTCTTAGGAAACTATTTAATGTGGATCCAGCTGATTACATGTTATCAATATGTGGAAATGATGCTCTTCGGGAGCTCTCATCTCCTGGAAAAAGTGGAAGTTTTTTTTATTTGACTCACGATGACAAGTACATGATCAAGACAATGAAAAAATCCGAAGTTAAAGTAAGCCAATTCAAACCAATTTAGTTTCTTATAAATCTCATAAATAGTAAAAGAAATGCcaacatacttttatttaatTGCATATTAttttagcatcctactttcatttctttctattacaacattatatttccatttttttttcttataaaggGATTGTACTCCGAAATATAtccaattttcaaaatttaattttgTAATACAAAAACACGAAAATAGGATGGTATAATACAGTACATTTCTCTTTCTCACTTTCTCTTTCAACTGCTTTATTTTTAGGACATTATACTTTGTAAACATCCATCTACCCAATTATTTTATATCTAATTTAACATTGCCATAATTAGGTATAGATTTTTCAAAACACAATGTTGTAAATTTAACCTGTTAAGTTTATAATATTATCTTTACATTAATCTCAAAAAAACctcatattttatgttttttccaGATTAAACCTCAACTTTAGTTTTTCCCTTAAAAaaccttgtattttttcattttttccaatcCGCCCTTCTACTCAtttttttccaaaacaatttATAAAACGTGAGGGTTTTTTCGAGAAAAACTAAAAAGGTCGAGGGTTTATTCGGAAGCATTTACAATGCCGAGGGGTTTTCTCGGAAAAAATACACTTtttcggaaaaaatgaaaaaatacaaggtctttttcaagaaaaaatatataaggtctatttttttttgagattaagCCTATTATCTTTTAGTAGTTGACTCAAATACATACTTATTATACTACTGTAGGTTTTAAAAAGAATGCTTCCAGCATATTTTGATCACGTGAAGTCGTTTGAGAACACACTTGTTACAAAATTTTTTGGACTACATTGTGTGAAGTTAAGTGGGCCCATACAAAAGAAGGTGCGATTTGTCATCATGGGAAATTTGCTATGTACTgaagttcctattcatagacgCTATGATTTGAAAGGTTCTTCACATGGGCGAATAACAGATAAACCAGAAACTGAAATTGATGCAAACACAACTCTTAAGGATCTTGatcttaaatttatttttcgGTTGCAAAAAGATTGGTATCAGGAGTTTTGCAGGTGaactatatttatttatatttgacATTTTCTTTTTTTCACTTAATACAGAAAGAATGACTTATCAGACTAAATATGTTGGTATGTACTGTGTTTGACATGTAATGGACCAATGACTGATATCAATGGAAAAGGGACTCACTCTTGATATCTTGTTTGTGTAAAAGACGGAAATGCCCTTCTTATTGTCATTATCAAAAAAGGCCCTAGAAAGCTTGTCGAAGTCCTGGGTAGTAAATTTAGCCAAAATGATATAAAGCTGTGAGATGTTTTGTGAAGAATGTTGTATGgttcttttatattttattaatttgtttCAAAATTTATAATTGATGCAGTCAAGTGAACAAGGATTGTGACTTTCTTGAACAAGAGAGAATTATGGATTACAGTCTGTTGGTTGGTATTAGCTTTCAAGAACCAAATAGGCAAGCACCTGAAGgtattacacacacacacacacactaaaacacacacacacacactaaaaaaCACACACtttgtcctttttttttttttttctctttaagTGTTGTCAGGATAACTGATATTTAAAGTATTTTTGAGAAAGTAAGTGCACACTTGGGAAATGGGAAAAAAAATAAACATGGgggcaaatttgtaaaaagtCATGACTTAAAGTAAAGCAAAAAGAAACAGCATCTTGTACAACTTATTGAGCAGACAATGCAattattgtgttttttttttcagtgaATGCTGAGGCTGATAGCAATGGAACAACTCCTAGCCTTTCAACAGACATGGATTCTCTTATCAATCCTACAAAGTAAGTTACatgttaaaatttaataaatattattaaaaaatttaATCACTCTTGGTTTGAGCCTATAAGGCCCTGTTTTTCTTTGTCTCATAAGTTGATGTCATGTTTAAAAGGTATTTGAGAAAATGAGTAACATGTGAAAATGGAAAGAACAAAATGAGTATTTAAATTTTTACCCTTACATTCTTAACAAACAATTTCACAGTACTCATTAGTTTTAACAATTTTCGTCAAATGGTAAGCGTTTTTAACCAAAAATTAATTTGAATACATAAAATTGTGCTTTTCAACATTTTAAAATTGGGGATGAGCGATTTGGTTGGAACATTAAAAAAGTATAATGACCTAAATTATAGGGttaatcttaaaaaaaaaacctCATATTTCGTGTATTTTCCAAATTAAACCTAAATTTTTTTTACCTGTAAATGACGtatttttttccgaaaaaaaccctcaaccttctaaatacttccaaataaaccctcaacttttttagtttttctcgaaaaaacccttcacattttacaattttttttcgaaaaaaaatgaCAAAGGGCCAGatcggaaaaaatgaaaaaaatataaggtcttttttcATGCAAAAAAAATTGAGGTTTAATCAGGAAAAAAAACACAAACTATAAGGTCTTTTTTAAGATCAAACGTAAAATATATACAATCGAAAGTTTACTAAATGAGatatcaagtacattgttatttttaatcTAAAAAAATTGTACGGTTGTAAATTCGTAGGTGTAGTTGTTTACGGTTAGGAATTAAAATGCCAGCACGCGTTGAATTCACGGTGAGAAGTAATGACACACAACTAGTTGGAGAA is a window of Lactuca sativa cultivar Salinas chromosome 1, Lsat_Salinas_v11, whole genome shotgun sequence DNA encoding:
- the LOC111881063 gene encoding phosphatidylinositol 4-phosphate 5-kinase 6 isoform X1, which produces MSKILVRILKSVESKVRKSQTSAKKRAISIFTTMSVAHVDDEVSDAEVYNTEKLFCNGDIYIGQWATDTPHGNGKYLWSDGCMYLGDWNNGKIHGKGKFSWPSGASYEGDFKNGFMDGEGTFTGSVNDSYKGSWVMNKKQGKGTTNYANGDHYEGEWKKGFHNGQGRYRWENGHQYIGQWKNGKMNGNGTMMWENGNRYDGSWEDGLPKGNGTFHWLDGSFYAGIWSRDQKEQSGKFYPSTSQVPHDDWDPHQLFSVEMGECLICEGENIVIFPSDKLFYWSNNEEGMPQNPPPTTTRGIDTNGNGGNGYLGGSLKIRMQPAKRQGVTICKGHKNYELMLNLQLGIRHSVGRPAPTKSLKLKPTAFDTEQKLWTRFPPEGSKHTPPHQSCEFKWKDYCPLVFKTLRKLFNVDPADYMLSICGNDALRELSSPGKSGSFFYLTHDDKYMIKTMKKSEVKVLKRMLPAYFDHVKSFENTLVTKFFGLHCVKLSGPIQKKVRFVIMGNLLCTEVPIHRRYDLKGSSHGRITDKPETEIDANTTLKDLDLKFIFRLQKDWYQEFCSQVNKDCDFLEQERIMDYSLLVGISFQEPNRQAPEVNAEADSNGTTPSLSTDMDSLINPTKCSCLRLGIKMPARVEFTVRSNDTQLVGEPTGQFGDVIIFFGIIDILQDYDISKKLEHAYKSFQCDSTSISAVDPRFYSKRFKDFIFRVFSDDS
- the LOC111881063 gene encoding phosphatidylinositol 4-phosphate 5-kinase 6 isoform X2, producing the protein MSKILVRILKSVESKVRKSQTSAKKRAISIFTTMSVAHVDDEVSDAEVYNTEKLFCNGDIYIGQWATDTPHGNGKYLWSDGCMYLGDWNNGKIHGKGKFSWPSGASYEGDFKNGFMDGEGTFTGSVNDSYKGSWVMNKKQGKGTTNYANGDHYEGEWKKGFHNGQGRYRWENGHQYIGQWKNGKMNGNGTMMWENGNRYDGSWEDGLPKGNGTFHWLDGSFYAGIWSRDQKEQSGKFYPSTSQVPHDDWDPHQLFSVEMGECLICEGENIVIFPSDKLFYWSNNEEGMPQNPPPTTTRGIDTNGNGGNGYLGGSLKIRMQPAKRQGVTICKGHKNYELMLNLQLGIRHSVGRPAPTKSLKLKPTAFDTEQKLWTRFPPEGSKHTPPHQSCEFKWKDYCPLVFKTLRKLFNVDPADYMLSICGNDALRELSSPGKSGSFFYLTHDDKYMIKTMKKSEVKVLKRMLPAYFDHVKSFENTLVTKFFGLHCVKLSGPIQKKVRFVIMGNLLCTEVPIHRRYDLKGSSHGRITDKPETEIDANTTLKDLDLKFIFRLQKDWYQEFCSQVNKDCDFLEQERIMDYSLLVGISFQEPNRQAPEVNAEADSNGTTPSLSTDMDSLINPTKFMFFLSY